In Bacillus sp. S3, the sequence TAAAAATCGGCCGCTTTGGCAGAAGCAACTATACCTTTGTGGCGGAGGGAAAACCAGCTCATTCGGGTCAGGAACCTGAAAATGCTGAAAGCGGCTTAATGGAACTGGCACAGCAGGCCGTTTATCTGGAAAGCCTATCAGACGTGAATAGGGGTATAACGGTTGCCTGTACATGCTTAAAGAGTGGTCATGCCGGCTGGCCAACCGTTCCCGGGGATGGAGAGCTTACAATCGATGCAAGATTTTCTTCATCAGAGATGGCGTTGGAATATGATCAGCTGTTTAAGAATCTTAAGCCATTTAACCCTAACGTTAAAATTACCACAAAGGGTGGCATAGAAAAGCCGCCTTTTGATGAAAAGGACCCTAAACATAAGGCCTTGTATGAAAAGGCCAAAGAGGTTGGTAAAGAGTTTGGGATGGAAATGGAGGGCATTATTACACGAGGCGGCAGCGACGGCAACTTTACCGCATCTGTTGGGTGCCCGACGCTTGACGGTTTGGGAATGAGCGGGGATTTTGTCCACCAGCCAGGCAAGGAATATATAAATACAGATCATGTTGCCATAAGAAGTGCATTTGTGGCACGAATGGTGCTTGAGGTTTTAAGAGGTTGAAGCAAGCCGAAAATATATAGAGTTTACTAGAAAAGGAGTGGAGAGATTTTATGGGAGACGTATATTGGATGGCTGCAATTCTTATCATTCAGACAGTTTTATCTGTAGGTATTTGCGTGGTGCTGTCTAAAAAAACAGAAAGCGTGCTGGATGAACCAAAG encodes:
- a CDS encoding M20/M25/M40 family metallo-hydrolase; the protein is MTEANMLLDYMETHNNEFLEVLKEAVLIETPTEGDKEDLKKCRDYFAKIFSDIGFTCTVVPSKDSRYGDHLLMELGKGDEQVLFVGHYDTVYSKGSFGELWKQDGTKVWGPGVLDMKGGDVQVYMVAKALKELKLLPENKKIAFFLSSDEEAGSYSSHMYYEELAKKSKAAFVMESTRGDYVGGLKIGRFGRSNYTFVAEGKPAHSGQEPENAESGLMELAQQAVYLESLSDVNRGITVACTCLKSGHAGWPTVPGDGELTIDARFSSSEMALEYDQLFKNLKPFNPNVKITTKGGIEKPPFDEKDPKHKALYEKAKEVGKEFGMEMEGIITRGGSDGNFTASVGCPTLDGLGMSGDFVHQPGKEYINTDHVAIRSAFVARMVLEVLRG